In Persicimonas caeni, a single window of DNA contains:
- a CDS encoding polymorphic toxin-type HINT domain-containing protein, translating into MLDIEVVRDPLGRIGSLKWRFGHPMFQLDGTIRPDSEHAQPWRGYKYNKKGYLSGVWEQNGLSEVVDTSGVLDHQAFSSVIDQAAAAHNSAASSGAEAELWNYNRETRVGGLLSITSASTSQPRWAVGNARLSGHRLDTVEIDQGTYQTEHDGFGRVTKGVEKEFHFDERGRLIGVSDSNNSLLEAYAYDASGRLAQIITPGGNETDVAYFDNQIAALIDESGNDATEFGWGVHLDQLIELRRVDLGTSSETDHLVPLADHRNSVVGVWDANAEKMRQIYQYDADGRLTTRNENEFATCTEVGTTSTCSNEGMPMLFASQLRSEVTGLSYMRNRWYSAKLGQFISPDPAGYVDAYNLYAYAGFDPINYWDPWGLAKQGHADGAPTNPFRDLGLGTGIGDRIRERPNLDFGSGEGPMLTEAQRRGLQATIAVAEFVATESVGVLIGGPLDNLAIGAGKLLLKVPGVKAGLRGAGNVARRGGRKLLDAGGKLGNKGKQKLAELVNRRRGGSPCSFVEGTVVEMCDGTLMSIDDIEVGDEVLARDAETGEFACKAVEKTYVDHERPIIELEFEGPDGAYELFEVTDNHPFWVRNRGWTRVDELAPGDEVFTSAGGWLKVSGATWTTRTSTVYNFAVEEFRSYFVGGVGAWVHNCDWNDEIFRLGPGDPPSRIEGPWTKNDLKQGALGVSPRGLGKPDLHHADQMPGSAIHEVRPGNHRNNPALHRNKFNQGVTAEMRKEDRQLHWWYRAREMGLDQVLPDWVYKE; encoded by the coding sequence ATGCTCGATATTGAGGTCGTTCGCGATCCTCTCGGACGTATCGGCAGCTTGAAGTGGCGTTTCGGCCATCCGATGTTCCAACTGGACGGAACTATTCGTCCAGATAGTGAACACGCACAGCCGTGGCGCGGTTACAAGTACAACAAGAAGGGGTACCTGAGCGGCGTGTGGGAGCAGAATGGTCTGAGCGAGGTTGTCGACACGTCGGGTGTCTTGGATCACCAAGCTTTCAGTAGCGTGATCGATCAAGCTGCTGCGGCGCATAACAGCGCTGCAAGTTCGGGAGCCGAAGCCGAACTTTGGAACTATAATCGTGAGACGAGGGTCGGCGGTCTCTTGTCCATCACGAGCGCTTCGACGAGTCAACCTCGCTGGGCCGTAGGAAACGCGAGGCTCAGCGGCCACCGCCTCGACACAGTTGAGATCGACCAGGGTACTTATCAGACCGAACATGATGGGTTTGGACGGGTTACTAAAGGAGTGGAGAAGGAGTTCCACTTTGACGAGCGTGGTCGATTAATCGGGGTGTCTGACTCGAACAATAGTCTGCTCGAAGCCTATGCCTATGACGCTTCTGGGCGGTTGGCTCAGATTATCACGCCAGGCGGCAATGAGACGGACGTTGCATATTTTGACAATCAGATAGCAGCGCTCATCGATGAGTCTGGCAACGACGCTACCGAATTCGGTTGGGGCGTGCACCTCGATCAACTCATTGAGTTGCGTAGAGTGGATCTGGGAACGTCGTCGGAAACGGACCACTTGGTGCCCTTGGCTGACCACCGCAATTCTGTCGTCGGCGTTTGGGATGCCAACGCCGAAAAGATGCGCCAGATCTATCAGTACGACGCTGACGGCCGGCTTACCACCCGGAACGAAAACGAGTTCGCAACCTGCACCGAGGTCGGGACGACGTCGACTTGTTCTAACGAGGGCATGCCGATGCTCTTCGCTAGCCAACTGCGCTCGGAGGTCACCGGTCTATCTTATATGCGCAACCGCTGGTATTCGGCAAAGTTGGGGCAGTTTATCTCACCCGACCCTGCGGGGTATGTAGACGCATACAACCTCTACGCCTACGCAGGATTTGACCCAATTAACTATTGGGATCCGTGGGGCCTCGCCAAGCAGGGACACGCCGATGGCGCGCCGACGAACCCCTTTCGCGACCTCGGGCTTGGAACTGGAATTGGTGATCGTATCCGCGAACGCCCGAACCTCGACTTTGGAAGCGGCGAAGGACCAATGCTCACCGAAGCGCAACGTCGAGGACTACAGGCGACAATAGCTGTCGCCGAATTCGTTGCCACTGAGTCCGTCGGCGTGCTCATTGGTGGGCCGCTCGACAATCTCGCCATAGGCGCCGGGAAGCTCCTGCTGAAGGTCCCCGGCGTGAAAGCTGGCCTGCGCGGTGCAGGAAACGTCGCGCGCCGCGGCGGAAGGAAGCTGCTCGATGCAGGAGGTAAGCTCGGAAACAAAGGCAAACAGAAGCTCGCAGAGCTCGTCAATCGGCGGAGAGGAGGCTCGCCTTGCAGCTTTGTCGAAGGCACGGTCGTCGAGATGTGCGACGGCACGCTGATGTCAATCGATGACATCGAGGTTGGCGACGAGGTCCTCGCCAGAGACGCCGAGACCGGGGAATTTGCCTGCAAAGCGGTCGAAAAGACCTACGTTGACCATGAGCGGCCAATCATCGAGCTCGAGTTTGAGGGGCCTGACGGCGCCTACGAGCTCTTCGAGGTGACCGACAACCACCCATTCTGGGTGCGCAATCGAGGATGGACGCGTGTAGACGAACTGGCGCCAGGCGACGAAGTCTTCACCTCCGCCGGCGGCTGGTTGAAGGTGAGCGGTGCGACCTGGACGACGCGCACCTCCACCGTCTACAACTTTGCGGTCGAGGAATTTCGATCGTATTTTGTGGGTGGGGTCGGCGCGTGGGTTCATAATTGTGACTGGAATGACGAGATATTTAGACTCGGACCAGGAGATCCTCCGTCCCGCATTGAGGGGCCTTGGACAAAAAATGATTTAAAACAAGGAGCGCTAGGAGTTTCACCCAGAGGCCTTGGAAAGCCAGATCTTCATCATGCTGATCAAATGCCCGGCTCAGCCATTCACGAGGTGCGTCCTGGCAATCATCGAAACAACCCGGCGCTACACCGGAATAAGTTTAATCAAGGTGTTACTGCGGAAATGAGGAAGGAAGATCGACAGCTTCATTGGTGGTATCGGGCGCGAGAGATGGGTCTCGACCAAGTACTTCCAGACTGGGTATATAAAGAGTGA
- a CDS encoding SMI1/KNR4 family protein codes for MTHEDFEQLVEELKAADPVAFGLESDPKATVEQVEKAEQDLGVTFPRAYRFFLRNYGGGQFAYSRICSVEPNSPWNIVELNQSTTLLPENFVAFTENGTGDFYGFQCSSAGSCSEEVYFYDHEAAQQQATDKKFLEFLAWYALS; via the coding sequence ATGACGCACGAGGACTTTGAACAACTTGTTGAAGAGCTGAAGGCTGCCGATCCCGTTGCCTTCGGCCTTGAGTCAGATCCGAAGGCCACCGTTGAGCAAGTCGAAAAGGCAGAGCAAGATTTAGGAGTCACATTTCCGCGCGCTTACCGCTTCTTTCTTCGCAACTATGGTGGCGGGCAGTTCGCCTATTCACGCATTTGCTCAGTAGAACCGAATTCTCCCTGGAATATTGTTGAGCTAAATCAAAGTACAACTCTGCTTCCGGAGAACTTTGTTGCCTTCACGGAAAATGGAACAGGTGACTTTTACGGCTTCCAATGCTCTTCAGCCGGTAGCTGTTCTGAGGAAGTGTATTTCTACGATCACGAAGCAGCGCAGCAGCAAGCAACCGACAAAAAGTTTCTAGAGTTTCTAGCTTGGTACGCACTGTCTTGA
- a CDS encoding RCC1 domain-containing protein produces the protein MRPANAFSLAAFALLTLSLLACGSETAREDGDAVTFSDAGDAFEDGTSGDAGSTEAMAPSRLAAGYMHTCWLNEQQEIDCWGLGIDSGVTEDEYGFDFDQAIPPEGIFEQVVSGAHYSCALSAEGQTTCWGIGSDPDAVEENTYGFDQDQAIPPDTPFTQLTAGALFACGLAADGIECWGEPELSSAVEEALTGDLVQLTAGWSHACGLTEAGRILCGGLGSNASSNEGEEDFDQGIAPAGTDFIHVSAGANHTCGLHQDGSIECWGLGSDASADEGAEDFDQAVPPATGSFTRLAAGLGHTCAIRDDATVTCWGMGSDLETLENQQADANQAVPLDGTFKDLESGALHTCGVRTDGTVVCWGWNGYAQSDPAQVNPGDECARLPASDFDRYQCSFLCQTGCRSGEACFVGQNPQVGLVTTCSAEGSGMQGEPCSSEGTCAAGFGCSSSPRGTACAKYCRPSSEDFPGCDAEAECVQQGDGFGICE, from the coding sequence ATGAGACCAGCTAACGCCTTTTCACTTGCTGCCTTTGCACTCCTTACCCTTTCGCTACTCGCGTGCGGCAGCGAGACCGCTAGAGAAGATGGGGACGCCGTCACCTTTTCGGATGCTGGAGATGCCTTTGAAGACGGAACGTCGGGCGATGCAGGCTCAACTGAGGCCATGGCTCCCTCGAGACTCGCGGCAGGCTACATGCACACCTGTTGGCTGAACGAGCAACAGGAGATCGACTGCTGGGGGCTCGGCATCGATTCTGGCGTGACGGAAGACGAATACGGGTTCGACTTCGATCAAGCCATTCCGCCTGAAGGTATCTTCGAGCAGGTCGTCTCCGGGGCGCACTATAGTTGTGCGCTATCGGCCGAAGGGCAAACGACCTGCTGGGGCATCGGCAGTGACCCAGATGCAGTTGAGGAGAACACCTACGGCTTCGATCAAGATCAAGCTATTCCACCGGATACCCCTTTCACACAGCTTACCGCAGGAGCGCTCTTCGCCTGCGGCCTTGCGGCGGACGGCATCGAATGCTGGGGCGAGCCGGAACTCTCTTCTGCAGTCGAAGAGGCGCTCACCGGAGATCTGGTACAGCTGACGGCGGGGTGGTCGCACGCCTGTGGCCTCACTGAGGCAGGGCGAATCCTTTGCGGTGGCCTCGGCTCAAATGCATCGTCGAACGAGGGAGAAGAAGACTTCGACCAAGGGATCGCTCCCGCCGGCACCGACTTCATCCACGTAAGCGCAGGCGCGAACCACACTTGTGGTCTGCACCAGGATGGCAGCATCGAATGCTGGGGTCTTGGCTCCGACGCATCCGCGGATGAGGGCGCCGAGGACTTCGACCAGGCGGTTCCCCCTGCTACCGGAAGCTTCACGCGCTTGGCCGCCGGCCTCGGCCACACATGCGCAATTCGAGACGACGCGACTGTCACATGCTGGGGAATGGGCAGTGATCTAGAGACGCTCGAGAACCAACAGGCAGATGCCAATCAGGCCGTGCCCCTAGATGGAACATTCAAGGATCTCGAAAGTGGCGCCTTGCACACCTGCGGCGTTCGCACCGACGGCACGGTCGTCTGTTGGGGGTGGAACGGATATGCGCAGAGCGACCCCGCTCAGGTCAATCCCGGTGACGAGTGCGCCCGGCTCCCAGCCAGCGACTTCGATAGGTATCAGTGCTCGTTTCTTTGTCAAACCGGCTGCCGCAGTGGTGAAGCATGTTTCGTGGGACAGAACCCGCAAGTTGGCTTGGTGACAACGTGCTCGGCCGAGGGAAGTGGCATGCAAGGTGAGCCCTGCTCGAGTGAAGGGACCTGTGCTGCAGGCTTTGGATGCTCCTCGAGCCCGAGAGGTACAGCTTGTGCGAAGTATTGCAGGCCGAGTTCTGAGGATTTCCCAGGCTGCGATGCAGAAGCGGAGTGTGTGCAGCAGGGTGACGGTTTCGGGATTTGCGAGTAA
- a CDS encoding helix-turn-helix domain-containing protein yields the protein MLEALLDHGLARRGAHDTLGLTPLGTAVMLAKRELTEQAKGDLAEARQTRSNRPPAERFRPDSYTLTQTLHALRNGHHPSDIAQMRNLAESTICEHMMSLAARGERFDLTPHLEVVFLEELRQKAAGWKPGDAVSTIRDALDEEECDWTKLKIHLVQVFLE from the coding sequence ATGCTCGAAGCCCTGCTCGACCACGGCCTCGCGCGCCGCGGCGCCCACGACACCCTCGGGCTAACGCCCCTGGGCACCGCGGTAATGCTCGCCAAGCGCGAACTCACCGAGCAGGCCAAAGGCGACCTTGCCGAGGCCCGCCAGACCCGAAGCAACCGCCCTCCCGCCGAGCGCTTCCGGCCCGACTCCTACACCCTCACCCAGACACTCCACGCCCTTCGAAACGGCCACCACCCGAGCGACATCGCCCAGATGCGCAACCTCGCCGAGAGCACCATCTGCGAGCACATGATGAGCCTGGCCGCCCGCGGCGAGCGCTTCGACCTGACGCCCCACCTCGAAGTGGTGTTTCTCGAAGAGCTCCGCCAAAAGGCCGCCGGCTGGAAGCCCGGCGACGCAGTCAGCACGATACGCGACGCCCTCGACGAGGAGGAGTGCGACTGGACGAAGCTCAAGATTCACCTGGTGCAGGTATTTCTGGAGTAG
- a CDS encoding DUF4419 domain-containing protein → MRTFTVDDVKPLLDEPFETSTVREALGRRIDGLCFEADCGGEVYVQPRDDMGWDLRTTHAFIETVHLAFDNHLPLTLSPDDFWLCIAQGFATHFKENVAELRERFVDFEGKELIEVRRDEFVKGSEENDWEGCFAEFTEQVADHIGVHLWDLLVADFSTTGPVEQAASEITLMDAMSPLFDYELHTVCGFPQITLLGTPDDWWDLKERAGALAEFDLTWWTGELRPVLDRVAKSAEGCADVEFWRSFYKDSGASGGPYVTGWINVLFPYLDGDDGWQRNYYIGKSKNRVRQIGGGPNVGDFPAGLSMADVLWRYYADRYPMKFVSGFVGTSQDPETLGVRPKIGWAVGQEIGSPHVGAND, encoded by the coding sequence ATGCGTACATTTACAGTCGACGACGTAAAGCCCCTGCTCGACGAGCCGTTCGAGACCTCCACGGTGCGCGAAGCGCTCGGCCGGCGGATCGACGGCCTGTGCTTCGAGGCTGACTGCGGCGGCGAGGTCTATGTGCAGCCGCGCGACGACATGGGCTGGGACCTGCGCACGACGCACGCCTTTATCGAGACAGTGCATCTAGCGTTCGATAACCACCTGCCGCTCACCTTGAGCCCCGATGATTTCTGGCTGTGCATCGCGCAGGGCTTTGCGACCCACTTCAAGGAGAACGTCGCCGAGCTGCGCGAGCGGTTCGTCGACTTCGAGGGAAAAGAGCTCATCGAGGTTCGACGCGACGAGTTCGTCAAAGGCTCCGAGGAGAACGACTGGGAGGGCTGCTTCGCCGAATTCACCGAACAGGTCGCCGACCATATCGGGGTGCACTTGTGGGACCTGCTCGTGGCCGACTTCTCGACGACCGGCCCGGTCGAGCAAGCCGCCTCCGAGATCACCCTGATGGACGCGATGTCTCCGCTCTTCGACTACGAGCTGCACACCGTCTGCGGGTTTCCGCAGATCACGCTCCTGGGCACGCCCGACGACTGGTGGGACCTCAAAGAGCGCGCCGGCGCGCTGGCTGAGTTCGACCTGACCTGGTGGACCGGTGAACTCCGGCCGGTGCTCGACCGGGTGGCGAAATCGGCCGAGGGGTGCGCCGACGTCGAGTTCTGGCGATCGTTCTACAAAGACAGCGGCGCGTCGGGCGGCCCGTACGTGACCGGTTGGATCAACGTCTTGTTTCCGTACCTCGACGGCGACGACGGGTGGCAGCGCAACTACTATATCGGCAAGAGCAAGAACCGGGTGCGACAGATCGGTGGCGGACCCAACGTCGGCGACTTTCCGGCCGGATTGTCGATGGCCGACGTATTGTGGCGCTACTATGCCGATAGGTACCCGATGAAATTCGTGAGCGGCTTTGTCGGCACGTCGCAGGATCCGGAGACGCTGGGAGTGCGGCCGAAGATCGGCTGGGCGGTCGGTCAGGAAATTGGCTCGCCCCATGTCGGAGCAAACGATTGA
- a CDS encoding UPF0158 family protein yields MKKLHLSQNTIADLEMARENASFEVEWYLDTDTGKVLMFGPDIPAADDEPRDNDPDWVKEAHAQRVEAWNDTTGRYLAVPSAGSEEGWQDMDAFIATVDDDELREALAEAIRGRGAFRRFKDVLTRAPAERQRWFDFKQQRTDERIRHWLAGNGFELVVEPARVTKSDELCQ; encoded by the coding sequence ATGAAGAAACTACATCTCAGCCAAAACACCATCGCCGACCTCGAAATGGCCCGCGAAAATGCAAGCTTCGAAGTCGAATGGTACCTCGACACCGACACCGGCAAAGTCCTGATGTTCGGCCCCGACATTCCAGCCGCCGACGACGAGCCTCGGGACAACGACCCCGACTGGGTCAAAGAAGCACACGCCCAACGCGTCGAAGCATGGAATGACACCACCGGGCGGTACTTGGCCGTGCCGAGCGCCGGATCCGAGGAAGGATGGCAGGACATGGACGCCTTCATCGCCACAGTCGACGACGACGAACTTCGCGAGGCCCTCGCAGAGGCCATCCGCGGCCGCGGCGCCTTTCGCCGGTTCAAAGACGTGCTGACCCGCGCGCCCGCCGAGCGCCAGCGCTGGTTTGACTTCAAGCAACAACGCACCGATGAGCGCATTCGTCACTGGCTTGCCGGCAACGGTTTCGAGTTGGTCGTCGAGCCGGCTCGAGTAACGAAAAGCGATGAACTGTGTCAATGA
- a CDS encoding excalibur calcium-binding domain-containing protein, translating to MRHLVSALAALLAVSSLTLATTASAQDDTSDDEVVCSYDAYNCGDFSSCAQVMQVFRACEGDVHKLDRDKDGVPCESLCD from the coding sequence ATGCGCCACCTCGTCTCTGCACTTGCCGCCCTCCTCGCCGTCTCGTCCCTCACCCTGGCGACGACCGCCAGCGCCCAAGATGACACGTCCGACGACGAGGTCGTCTGCTCGTACGACGCGTACAACTGCGGGGATTTCAGTTCGTGCGCGCAGGTGATGCAGGTATTTCGGGCATGCGAGGGCGACGTGCATAAGCTCGATCGCGACAAGGATGGGGTGCCGTGTGAGTCGTTGTGTGATTGA
- a CDS encoding VOC family protein gives MQQITFLQVDDLTRTDEFYGNHLGLEIVLDQGACHIYRVGEDAFLGFCDHKDGPAPDGIIVTLVRDDVDAFCAQLEEAGVEIESGPKANERFQIYQAFVRDPDGYLIEIQRFDDPRWPQT, from the coding sequence ATGCAGCAGATCACGTTTCTTCAGGTCGACGACCTGACACGCACCGACGAGTTCTACGGCAATCATCTGGGCCTCGAGATAGTGCTCGACCAGGGCGCGTGCCACATTTATCGCGTCGGCGAAGATGCCTTTCTGGGATTTTGCGACCACAAGGACGGACCGGCACCCGACGGCATCATCGTGACGCTGGTGCGCGACGACGTCGACGCCTTCTGCGCGCAGCTCGAAGAGGCCGGCGTGGAAATCGAATCGGGACCCAAAGCCAACGAGCGCTTCCAGATCTACCAGGCCTTCGTCCGCGATCCGGACGGCTACCTCATCGAGATCCAACGCTTCGACGACCCGCGCTGGCCACAAACATGA
- a CDS encoding 5-formyltetrahydrofolate cyclo-ligase, with protein sequence MTKFDDKQAAREWVWERLREEGQARFPFPVTGRIPNFAGAEQAAERLLDHPIFAGVERIKCNPDSPQKPLRRMALERGITVFVPTPRLKGGFLRFDPHKIPADKFREASALSKWDRWKEEVDLDQMPQLDLIVTGCVAVTEDGRRAGKGEGYSDLEFGILEELGHERVPVVTTVHETQIVGGFPIDAHDIGLHAIATPERIITPDEPPQPAGGIDWEQLDDEDLAKMPVLRRLKAMAEP encoded by the coding sequence ATGACGAAATTCGATGACAAACAGGCAGCACGCGAATGGGTGTGGGAGCGGCTCCGCGAAGAAGGCCAGGCGCGGTTTCCCTTTCCCGTCACCGGGCGCATTCCCAACTTCGCCGGCGCCGAGCAGGCCGCCGAGCGCCTCCTCGATCACCCCATCTTCGCCGGCGTCGAGCGCATCAAGTGCAACCCCGACTCGCCCCAGAAGCCACTTCGTCGCATGGCCCTCGAGCGCGGCATCACCGTCTTTGTGCCCACCCCGCGCCTGAAGGGTGGATTCCTGCGCTTCGATCCCCACAAGATTCCCGCCGACAAGTTCCGCGAGGCGTCCGCCTTGAGCAAATGGGACCGGTGGAAAGAAGAGGTCGACCTCGACCAGATGCCCCAGCTCGACCTTATCGTGACCGGGTGTGTGGCCGTCACCGAAGACGGACGGCGCGCCGGCAAGGGCGAGGGGTATAGCGACCTCGAGTTCGGCATCCTCGAGGAACTCGGCCACGAGCGCGTGCCGGTGGTGACCACCGTCCACGAAACCCAGATCGTCGGCGGCTTTCCCATCGACGCCCACGACATCGGCCTCCACGCCATTGCAACCCCCGAGCGCATCATCACACCCGACGAGCCCCCGCAGCCTGCCGGCGGCATCGATTGGGAGCAACTCGACGACGAAGACCTGGCCAAGATGCCGGTCCTACGTCGCCTGAAGGCGATGGCCGAGCCGTGA
- a CDS encoding endonuclease/exonuclease/phosphatase family protein, giving the protein MHTHPSQNLPALLWRLLGVCLTRRWFWVVVLLGLVGSAVFVMCQTPASLKVGTFNIQNYPKSERQPANALELIDSLELDALGVQEITRPHHFEKAVHVHLGPQWTVLFADQDVRHRVGLIFDDDVFELLETHTHGETAVTRGARATFEVRLRTETTLAKRTLRIFVVHLKAGGDGGEIRRDQLRRLRPILKDAVASGDEVVVLGDFNTTGESDRREVAALADAAQLDWTSEELLCTSYWSRPSDCPTTPLDHILATSPAHSVDAAGACETVGCEAEGACPVYVKRVSDHCPVTAEF; this is encoded by the coding sequence ATGCACACGCATCCTTCCCAAAACCTGCCGGCGCTCCTTTGGCGGCTGCTCGGCGTCTGCCTGACCCGGCGCTGGTTCTGGGTCGTCGTGCTCCTCGGGCTCGTTGGCAGCGCTGTGTTCGTCATGTGCCAGACGCCGGCGTCGTTGAAGGTGGGGACCTTCAACATCCAAAACTACCCGAAGTCCGAGCGCCAGCCCGCCAACGCCCTCGAGCTCATCGACTCGCTCGAGCTCGACGCGCTCGGCGTGCAAGAAATCACGCGCCCACACCACTTCGAGAAAGCCGTCCATGTGCACCTGGGACCGCAATGGACGGTGCTCTTCGCCGACCAAGACGTGCGCCATCGAGTCGGGCTCATCTTCGACGACGACGTCTTCGAGCTCCTCGAGACACACACCCACGGCGAGACGGCGGTGACGCGCGGCGCGCGAGCAACCTTCGAGGTCCGACTGCGCACCGAGACCACCTTGGCGAAGCGAACGCTGCGCATCTTCGTCGTCCACCTGAAGGCCGGCGGCGACGGCGGCGAGATTCGGCGCGACCAGCTTCGACGCCTGCGCCCGATCCTCAAAGACGCGGTCGCCTCGGGCGACGAGGTCGTCGTGCTGGGCGACTTCAACACCACCGGCGAGTCGGACCGCCGCGAGGTCGCGGCGTTGGCCGACGCCGCCCAGCTTGACTGGACCTCCGAGGAGCTGCTGTGCACCTCGTACTGGAGTCGCCCCTCCGACTGTCCCACCACCCCTCTCGACCACATCCTCGCCACCAGCCCCGCCCACTCAGTCGACGCTGCTGGGGCGTGCGAGACCGTCGGTTGTGAGGCGGAGGGAGCCTGCCCGGTCTACGTGAAGCGGGTCTCTGATCACTGTCCGGTCACCGCAGAGTTTTGA
- a CDS encoding SEC-C metal-binding domain-containing protein, whose amino-acid sequence MSPPKIGMCTCSSLAYPNKILRRRLRQVAAVGGDFAMWKIWVEFPTNCRGRQGNKRRLGRNDPGWCGSGRKYKRCHMSEMQQKTRLR is encoded by the coding sequence ATGTCTCCTCCCAAAATAGGTATGTGTACGTGTTCGAGCCTTGCTTACCCGAACAAGATACTGCGCCGGCGCCTAAGGCAGGTCGCCGCCGTCGGGGGTGACTTCGCAATGTGGAAAATATGGGTCGAGTTTCCCACAAACTGTCGAGGGCGACAAGGGAACAAGCGCCGGCTCGGGCGCAACGACCCGGGTTGGTGCGGGAGTGGGAGGAAGTACAAGCGTTGCCATATGAGCGAGATGCAGCAAAAGACCCGGCTGCGGTAG
- a CDS encoding class I SAM-dependent methyltransferase: protein MSARRLLPEGRRSRHFAVKYARWDGRQWVVDVIATASAFDWLVDLSLDEEDRPSVVYVDDERRNLNFAERTADGEWHEERVDAFGESLPLEDGIAGTAASTFVLCSVRDLAAVLAELHRVVRPGGRLLVMDHVRHEKSWLAGCQRAVTPVWKRQGLEQTPSLRYGRAISRLVGVPHFRGEKLWLANLSMSF, encoded by the coding sequence GTGTCCGCACGTCGCCTACTTCCAGAAGGCCGACGATCACGACACTTCGCCGTCAAGTACGCGCGCTGGGACGGCAGGCAGTGGGTCGTCGACGTGATCGCCACGGCGTCGGCGTTCGATTGGTTGGTCGACCTGTCGCTCGACGAGGAGGACCGCCCCAGCGTGGTGTATGTCGACGACGAGCGGCGCAACCTGAACTTCGCCGAGCGTACCGCCGACGGCGAGTGGCACGAAGAGCGTGTCGACGCGTTCGGCGAGTCGCTCCCGCTGGAGGACGGAATCGCCGGTACGGCTGCCAGCACGTTCGTGTTGTGCTCGGTGCGCGACCTCGCCGCGGTGCTCGCCGAGCTGCACCGCGTGGTGCGCCCCGGCGGCCGGCTGTTGGTCATGGACCATGTGCGCCACGAGAAGTCGTGGCTCGCCGGCTGCCAGAGAGCGGTCACGCCGGTCTGGAAGCGGCAGGGGCTGGAACAAACACCGTCACTGCGTTATGGTCGCGCCATATCACGACTTGTTGGGGTTCCTCATTTTCGAGGTGAAAAGCTATGGCTCGCCAATCTATCGATGAGTTTTTGA
- a CDS encoding AIM24 family protein: MARQSIDEFLRANAQQQGSTDRFVLETSEILEVNVDGHVWAKVGTMVDYNGEVRFERQSSFDGGMKKFLKKQVTGEGAVLMKMEGRGRVYLADRKKKIAVFDLAGQSMSVNGNDLLAMESGIDWDIEMTGGAGITSGGLFNMKLSGQGMVAITTKGKPLTLRPPFNATNCLSG; the protein is encoded by the coding sequence ATGGCTCGCCAATCTATCGATGAGTTTTTGAGGGCGAACGCTCAGCAGCAGGGGTCGACCGACCGGTTTGTGTTGGAGACGTCCGAGATTCTGGAGGTCAACGTCGACGGGCACGTGTGGGCGAAGGTCGGCACGATGGTCGACTACAACGGCGAGGTGCGCTTCGAGCGCCAGAGCAGCTTCGACGGCGGGATGAAGAAGTTCCTCAAAAAGCAGGTCACCGGTGAGGGGGCGGTGCTCATGAAGATGGAGGGCCGAGGCAGGGTCTACTTGGCCGACCGCAAAAAGAAGATCGCGGTGTTCGACTTGGCCGGCCAGTCGATGAGTGTCAACGGCAACGACCTGTTGGCCATGGAGAGCGGGATCGACTGGGACATCGAGATGACCGGCGGGGCGGGGATCACCTCCGGGGGCTTGTTCAACATGAAGCTGTCCGGCCAGGGGATGGTCGCCATCACCACCAAGGGCAAGCCGCTGACCCTTCGTCCGCCCTTCAATGCTACTAATTGCCTAAGCGGATAG